The proteins below come from a single Azospirillaceae bacterium genomic window:
- a CDS encoding xanthine dehydrogenase family protein molybdopterin-binding subunit, producing the protein MTSLIQNRVIGQPVRRVDGRAKVTGTARYAAEFEIPGLVYAAMAQSTVPHGLVRRIDTQAAEAAPGVIAVLTHMNAPKLPYNEPPERPQVDPQSGERLRVLHGPEVLYVGQPVALVVARTQEEAVYAAGLVRVEYREFPALTTLPDAIADPHRPPAGKPADLTRGDADAALSTAEVAVDAVYDQPMEHHCAIEPHATIAAWDGDQLTLWDKTQWVGNVQSTIAHIFGMPEDRIRVVSPFVGGAFGSGLRVWPHVVLAAMAARHVGRPVRVELTRRQQFVATGYRPRTIQRVALGARRDGRLTGLVQEVLSNTSVYEDYAETTIEPASMLYACPNLRTVYRLAPLNANSPCPMRAPGVVTGMLGLEIAMDELADALGMDPLELRLRNHADHDPHKGLPWSSKSLRECYRLGAERFGWDRRNPAPRSMEADGNRVGYGMATAVYPTHRSAATVEAVVLADGSAELRCAASDMGPGTYTSITQVAAEALGLPVEKIRFILGDTDLPQAPVHGGSITLASVGSAALSACAAVRARILAIARGDEQSPLYGTSATDIVFADGRMFANGSRKRSEAIADLLRRHGLEQVDATAQAAPGAEQKAFSMYAFGAVFAEVRVDPDLNTVRVARMVGAYAAGRILNPKTSRSQCIGGMMMGLGMALMEHSEWDGRLGRVMNANLAEYLVPVHADTPHLDVLFVDEHDPHVNPLGVKGIAELATVGAAPAIVNAVYHATGKRVRTLPLTPERLLG; encoded by the coding sequence ATGACGAGCCTGATCCAGAACCGCGTGATCGGCCAGCCCGTCCGCCGGGTCGACGGCCGGGCGAAGGTCACCGGCACGGCCCGCTACGCGGCCGAGTTCGAAATCCCCGGCCTTGTTTACGCCGCCATGGCGCAAAGCACGGTCCCCCACGGCCTCGTACGCCGGATCGACACCCAGGCGGCCGAGGCCGCACCCGGTGTGATCGCCGTGCTGACCCACATGAATGCCCCCAAGCTGCCCTACAACGAACCGCCGGAAAGGCCGCAGGTCGACCCGCAGTCGGGCGAACGCCTCCGTGTGCTGCATGGGCCGGAGGTCCTGTACGTCGGCCAGCCGGTGGCCCTGGTGGTTGCAAGGACGCAGGAGGAGGCGGTCTACGCGGCCGGGCTGGTGCGGGTCGAGTACCGGGAATTCCCCGCACTCACCACCCTGCCGGACGCCATCGCCGATCCCCACCGGCCGCCCGCCGGCAAGCCCGCGGACCTGACCCGCGGCGACGCCGACGCCGCGTTGTCGACGGCCGAAGTCGCCGTGGACGCGGTCTACGACCAACCCATGGAGCACCACTGCGCCATCGAGCCCCATGCGACCATCGCGGCGTGGGACGGCGACCAGTTGACGCTTTGGGACAAGACGCAGTGGGTCGGGAACGTCCAATCGACGATCGCCCACATCTTCGGAATGCCGGAGGACCGGATCCGCGTGGTTTCGCCGTTCGTGGGCGGTGCCTTCGGTTCGGGCCTGCGGGTTTGGCCCCACGTCGTGCTTGCGGCCATGGCGGCCCGTCATGTCGGCCGTCCGGTGCGTGTGGAACTGACGCGCCGCCAGCAGTTCGTCGCGACCGGGTACCGCCCCCGTACGATCCAGCGTGTCGCCCTGGGCGCACGCCGGGACGGCCGGTTGACCGGCCTGGTGCAGGAGGTGCTGTCGAACACCTCCGTCTACGAGGACTATGCCGAGACCACGATCGAGCCGGCGTCCATGCTCTACGCCTGTCCGAACCTGCGGACGGTGTACCGGCTGGCGCCCCTGAACGCCAACAGCCCGTGCCCGATGCGCGCGCCCGGCGTGGTGACGGGGATGCTGGGGCTTGAGATCGCCATGGACGAGTTGGCCGACGCGCTCGGCATGGACCCGCTGGAACTCCGGCTGCGGAACCACGCCGACCACGATCCCCACAAGGGCCTGCCCTGGTCGTCCAAGTCCCTGCGGGAGTGCTACCGGCTGGGTGCCGAACGGTTCGGGTGGGATCGGCGCAACCCGGCGCCCCGGTCCATGGAGGCGGACGGCAATCGGGTCGGGTACGGCATGGCGACCGCGGTCTACCCCACGCACCGCTCGGCGGCCACGGTGGAGGCGGTGGTGCTGGCCGACGGCTCCGCGGAACTGCGCTGCGCGGCGAGCGACATGGGGCCCGGCACCTATACGTCGATCACGCAGGTGGCGGCCGAAGCCTTGGGTCTGCCCGTGGAGAAGATCCGCTTCATCCTGGGCGACACGGATTTGCCGCAAGCGCCCGTCCACGGCGGCTCCATCACCCTGGCCAGCGTCGGGTCGGCCGCCCTGTCGGCGTGCGCCGCCGTCCGTGCCCGGATCCTGGCGATTGCCCGCGGGGACGAGCAATCACCCCTGTACGGCACCAGCGCGACCGACATCGTCTTCGCGGACGGGCGCATGTTCGCCAATGGCAGCCGCAAGCGCAGCGAGGCCATCGCGGACCTGCTCCGCCGCCACGGGCTGGAACAGGTGGACGCGACGGCACAGGCGGCCCCCGGCGCCGAGCAGAAGGCCTTTTCCATGTACGCGTTCGGCGCCGTCTTCGCGGAAGTCCGCGTGGACCCCGACCTGAACACGGTGCGGGTCGCGCGCATGGTCGGCGCCTATGCGGCGGGGCGCATCCTCAATCCCAAGACGTCCCGAAGCCAGTGCATCGGCGGGATGATGATGGGCCTCGGCATGGCGTTGATGGAACACAGCGAATGGGATGGGCGGCTGGGCCGCGTCATGAACGCGAACCTGGCCGAATACCTTGTGCCCGTGCACGCCGACACCCCGCACCTGGACGTGCTGTTCGTGGACGAGCACGATCCGCACGTAAACCCGCTGGGCGTCAAGGGGATCGCGGAACTGGCGACGGTCGGGGCGGCACCCGCCATCGTGAACGCCGTGTACCACGCGACGGGCAAACGGGTACGGACCCTGCCGCTCACGCCCGAGCGTTTGCTGGGGTAA